A DNA window from Chitinibacter fontanus contains the following coding sequences:
- a CDS encoding L,D-transpeptidase family protein, which produces MWARWICILGVASCSTLGHAVEQSEITFLQRYAQSLNQANPASATEITSQRPLRRGNQGSDVAVAKQRFNEIGYVMAVNDQFDAELDATVREYQLGMHMKEDGILDKQTKFNLNLNDAKRHALLAWQIPQMQSLNQQAPSRYIVVNIPAYTLSAYENGQMVLNSKIVIGKNDRPTPLLRTQIAAIKYNPNWSVPPVVIKNDLTQNGKLNLAKVQKHKLRMLDSDGNEVDPATVAAAGETNLGRYRYVQDPGAKNALGRLKFELTASNGIYLHDTPSKGLFGKENRAASSGCVRVQEWQALAAWVLNIKPVEIGKRIASKKTYTEAIAEPVRVFFVYWPAQIEGEKVRWYDDIYHAYLSPRGINPALQPAVSNHTLVASSAAELNH; this is translated from the coding sequence ATGTGGGCGCGGTGGATATGCATACTGGGGGTTGCTTCATGCTCAACGCTAGGGCATGCCGTTGAGCAAAGTGAGATCACATTTTTACAGCGCTATGCACAAAGTTTAAATCAGGCAAATCCGGCTAGCGCTACTGAAATCACCTCTCAGCGGCCATTGCGCCGTGGCAACCAAGGCTCTGATGTTGCTGTTGCAAAGCAGCGCTTTAATGAAATTGGTTATGTGATGGCGGTAAATGATCAATTTGATGCCGAGCTTGATGCGACCGTGCGTGAATACCAATTGGGCATGCATATGAAAGAAGACGGCATTCTCGATAAGCAGACCAAATTTAACCTGAATCTGAATGATGCCAAACGCCATGCCTTGTTGGCTTGGCAGATACCGCAAATGCAGTCGTTAAATCAACAAGCGCCCAGCCGCTATATTGTCGTGAATATTCCAGCCTACACCTTAAGTGCTTATGAAAATGGGCAAATGGTGCTCAATTCGAAAATTGTCATAGGCAAGAATGATCGCCCTACACCCTTGCTGCGCACCCAAATCGCAGCCATAAAATACAATCCCAACTGGAGTGTGCCGCCAGTCGTCATCAAAAATGATCTCACTCAGAATGGCAAACTGAATCTAGCCAAGGTGCAAAAACATAAACTGCGCATGCTCGATAGTGATGGCAATGAGGTTGATCCGGCCACCGTTGCTGCAGCGGGGGAGACTAATCTAGGTCGTTATCGCTATGTGCAGGACCCCGGCGCAAAAAATGCGCTGGGCCGCTTAAAGTTTGAGCTTACCGCCAGCAATGGCATTTATCTGCACGATACGCCGAGCAAAGGGCTATTTGGTAAAGAAAACCGTGCAGCCTCATCGGGGTGTGTTCGCGTGCAGGAATGGCAAGCCTTGGCCGCTTGGGTGTTGAATATTAAGCCTGTTGAGATAGGAAAACGTATCGCTAGTAAAAAAACCTATACCGAAGCGATTGCCGAGCCAGTACGCGTGTTTTTTGTTTATTGGCCCGCACAGATAGAAGGTGAGAAAGTGCGCTGGTACGATGACATCTATCACGCATACCTAAGCCCACGCGGCATCAATCCAGCGTTGCAGCCTGCCGTTAGCAATCACACCTTGGTTGCAAGTTCGGCGGCTGAGTTAAATCACTAA
- the serB gene encoding phosphoserine phosphatase SerB: MYRLVIQAPHIETQHLKQLARLSGAHSIETVHQDSQQAFKLHGAEIENDEAVADFCESNQLDYAFIPEDISVRDIGLIVMDMDSTLITIECIDEIADMFSIKPQVAEITAAAMRGELDFNESLTRRVALLAGLEEAALNRVYEERLKLMPGAEVMLAGFKQAGAKSLLISGGFTFFTERLKARLGLDYAIANVLEVENGKLTGRVVGDIINAERKRTELLAHREMLGLQPEQVVAMGDGANDLPMLHAAGFGVALHAKPKVQAEAPYVINTVGMEGVLNYFC; encoded by the coding sequence ATGTATCGCCTTGTAATCCAAGCACCCCATATTGAAACCCAACACCTAAAACAACTTGCCCGTCTTTCGGGTGCACACAGTATTGAGACGGTGCATCAAGACTCGCAACAGGCTTTCAAACTGCACGGCGCTGAAATCGAGAACGATGAAGCTGTCGCTGATTTTTGCGAATCAAATCAGCTCGATTATGCCTTTATCCCAGAAGATATCAGCGTGCGCGACATTGGCCTGATCGTGATGGATATGGATTCGACACTAATTACCATCGAGTGCATCGATGAAATCGCGGATATGTTTAGCATCAAGCCGCAAGTAGCCGAAATTACCGCTGCGGCGATGCGTGGCGAACTTGATTTTAACGAAAGCCTGACGCGCCGAGTCGCATTGCTGGCTGGACTAGAAGAAGCCGCGCTCAATCGGGTTTATGAAGAACGCTTGAAGCTAATGCCCGGTGCCGAAGTAATGCTGGCCGGTTTTAAACAAGCCGGCGCCAAATCCCTACTGATTTCCGGTGGTTTTACTTTCTTCACCGAAAGACTCAAAGCTCGACTGGGCTTAGATTACGCCATTGCTAACGTGCTGGAAGTAGAAAATGGCAAACTCACCGGCCGAGTAGTTGGCGACATTATCAATGCAGAACGCAAACGCACCGAGCTGCTAGCACACCGTGAAATGTTGGGATTGCAGCCAGAGCAGGTCGTCGCAATGGGCGACGGTGCCAATGATTTGCCAATGCTCCACGCAGCCGGTTTTGGCGTAGCCTTACACGCAAAACCCAAGGTACAAGCCGAAGCGCCATATGTAATCAATACAGTTGGCATGGAAGGTGTGCTCAATTACTTCTGCTAA
- a CDS encoding AraC family transcriptional regulator, which produces MSNDYSRRVHLAQDYIRRHCEEDISLADVAKAAHLSAYHFHRVFTAFTHETPNDFLRRIRVERAAHLLFVRPAIPMLEIAVQCGFKSQSLLARAFRTHFGMTASEWRKGDFWRHDGQFWRWRDNAEQQDSKNCKTIPPEPQLLSGLYLQRNDEFVAVRQGQRPSYIRDLRIEHKPSFHRAYLWRQGVQGEQILDLWRELLQWAVVQGLMRPDLMGSDLLGIARNIDNPNVTDVALCRYEAGFVVAADFALTSEQRKAGPYDILFDEIAGGQFVVIDFAGTLADEALVVEYFYNYWLPTSEWEFADRAGYLEVPMSNVQHSLHTDMQIHTRWYVPVRKRRRLKT; this is translated from the coding sequence ATGTCCAACGATTATTCCCGCCGCGTCCATCTGGCCCAAGACTACATTCGCCGCCACTGTGAAGAAGATATTAGTCTGGCCGATGTCGCCAAGGCCGCGCATCTGTCGGCCTACCATTTTCACCGGGTGTTTACCGCGTTCACACATGAAACCCCGAATGATTTTTTGCGACGTATTCGAGTAGAACGCGCCGCTCATTTGCTGTTTGTACGGCCAGCGATACCAATGCTGGAGATTGCCGTGCAATGCGGCTTTAAATCGCAGTCTCTATTGGCTCGCGCATTTCGTACGCACTTTGGCATGACCGCCAGTGAGTGGCGTAAAGGCGATTTCTGGCGGCACGATGGGCAATTCTGGCGTTGGCGCGACAACGCGGAGCAGCAAGATAGCAAGAATTGCAAAACGATTCCACCTGAGCCCCAGCTACTATCGGGCTTGTATTTGCAACGCAACGATGAATTTGTCGCTGTACGGCAAGGGCAGCGCCCAAGCTATATCCGCGATTTGCGTATTGAACACAAGCCCTCATTTCACCGTGCCTATCTCTGGCGGCAAGGCGTGCAGGGCGAACAAATACTTGATTTATGGCGCGAGCTATTGCAGTGGGCGGTGGTGCAAGGCTTGATGCGGCCCGATTTAATGGGCTCAGATTTGTTGGGGATCGCACGCAATATCGACAATCCGAACGTTACCGACGTGGCCTTGTGTCGCTACGAGGCAGGTTTTGTCGTTGCTGCCGACTTTGCCCTCACTAGTGAACAACGCAAAGCTGGCCCGTACGACATTCTGTTTGACGAGATTGCGGGTGGGCAATTTGTGGTGATTGATTTTGCCGGAACACTAGCCGATGAGGCGCTTGTGGTTGAGTATTTTTACAACTACTGGCTACCCACGAGTGAGTGGGAATTCGCTGATCGGGCTGGCTATCTGGAAGTACCAATGAGCAATGTGCAGCACAGCTTGCACACCGACATGCAAATCCACACCCGCTGGTATGTGCCAGTGCGCAAGCGGCGCAGATTGAAAACATAA
- a CDS encoding chitinase N-terminal domain-containing protein yields the protein MRILPWCFALLCAQLQAGILISASDAARREQLACQPTTILGVLECEQVALPAPAPGNAPEIKPAEYVPNAGPEIPAQQVELPMLPVIDAIPARVKAGKLVLAWDIWFGTAGQWWEVWDQEQLRYRGRDFTRRIKAASPDTPAELLVDGGLQAVQSGVFTMNKLPAGEHQFVIKLCNGTLEAPVCNEARISTWADATQDEAEQEQGVPDAPSLAWIPQVTTEGKVTVAWNLWWGKTGQYWEVLNGKKVVYRTDKFTEQTDQSQSGQVEIPLVNGPHELSVRLCRRNACTSSERLKVDAMLGPDLTPAKPSLALYTPDDPDLGEGLLPSQILLSWKTELPGIAPDRWLLIDQATREVLYSQPLKADCGNGVWCGSWQGVPVTRPASWRVKLCQAKKCTDSDVIEVPSLAEQ from the coding sequence ATGCGTATTTTACCCTGGTGTTTTGCCCTCTTATGCGCGCAGCTGCAAGCTGGAATCTTAATCTCGGCTAGCGATGCTGCTCGACGCGAGCAATTGGCCTGCCAGCCCACTACGATTTTGGGGGTGCTCGAATGTGAGCAAGTAGCGCTACCAGCCCCGGCTCCAGGCAATGCGCCGGAAATTAAGCCTGCCGAATACGTGCCCAACGCCGGACCAGAGATTCCTGCGCAGCAAGTTGAATTGCCGATGTTGCCAGTAATTGATGCCATACCCGCGCGCGTTAAGGCTGGCAAGCTAGTGCTGGCGTGGGATATTTGGTTTGGTACCGCCGGGCAGTGGTGGGAAGTATGGGATCAAGAACAGTTGCGCTATCGAGGCCGAGATTTTACTCGCCGCATTAAGGCCGCTAGCCCAGATACACCAGCAGAATTGCTGGTCGATGGTGGCTTGCAAGCAGTGCAAAGCGGCGTATTTACCATGAATAAATTGCCCGCGGGTGAACATCAGTTTGTTATTAAACTGTGTAATGGCACGTTGGAGGCGCCTGTTTGTAACGAAGCTCGTATTAGTACTTGGGCCGATGCGACTCAGGATGAGGCTGAGCAAGAGCAAGGTGTGCCTGATGCACCTTCTTTGGCATGGATTCCGCAGGTCACCACCGAAGGTAAAGTCACCGTGGCCTGGAATTTATGGTGGGGTAAAACCGGTCAATACTGGGAAGTGCTAAACGGCAAAAAGGTAGTTTATCGTACGGATAAATTTACTGAGCAAACTGATCAAAGTCAGTCTGGGCAAGTTGAGATTCCGTTAGTGAATGGCCCGCATGAGCTATCGGTGCGTTTGTGTCGGCGCAATGCCTGCACTAGTTCAGAAAGACTCAAGGTTGATGCCATGCTGGGCCCCGATTTGACGCCTGCCAAGCCTAGCTTAGCACTGTATACGCCTGATGATCCGGACTTGGGTGAAGGTTTATTGCCATCGCAAATTTTGCTGAGTTGGAAAACGGAGCTGCCAGGTATTGCCCCCGATCGTTGGCTGTTGATAGATCAAGCCACCCGCGAAGTGTTGTATAGCCAGCCCTTGAAGGCTGATTGCGGTAATGGGGTATGGTGTGGGAGTTGGCAAGGCGTCCCGGTTACTCGTCCTGCCAGTTGGCGGGTTAAGCTGTGCCAAGCCAAAAAATGTACCGATAGCGATGTAATCGAAGTGCCTAGTCTTGCCGAGCAATAG
- the recJ gene encoding single-stranded-DNA-specific exonuclease RecJ, with protein MSQIKIRAVPAEQERHLLQAGFSPLQARLYAARGISQPQELEHELKHLLPFTQLKNAPEMGQRLADAIAQGQRLLIVGDYDADGATATTLGMKGLAAFGAKVDFIVPNRFEYGYGLTPEIVELAREKSPDIIVTVDNGIASHAGVAAAKAYGIEVLITDHHLPADTLPDALIVNPNQGDCPFPSKNLAGVGVMFYVLMALRAALRERGAFANQPEPNLAQWLDIVALGTVADVVKLDANNRILVEQGLKRMRAGRACPGIMALFTAAGRFHGRASCFDLGFTLGPRLNAAGRLDDMSFGINTLLAPSEEIALPQAKELDQLNRSRREIEQGMREEAERALVNVEVADRYSISLYQADWHQGVVGIVASRVKDRYHRPTLVFADGGDEEIKGSGRSIAGLHLRDALDLVSKRHPSLIKKFGGHAMAAGLTLARRDFAQFAQAFEEVCRQLLTPADLTHVIETDGILSSAELHIGTAELLDKQVWGQGFPAPVFSGQFRVIEQRIVGEKHSKLKLSTPEGIVLDAMRFNYAEPIPQKINAVYKISVNEFRGERNLQLQLDYCEPI; from the coding sequence ATGTCACAAATTAAAATACGCGCCGTTCCCGCCGAGCAAGAGCGCCACTTACTACAGGCTGGATTTAGCCCTTTGCAAGCGCGTCTGTATGCCGCGCGCGGTATTTCACAGCCGCAAGAGTTAGAGCATGAGCTCAAGCATTTGCTGCCGTTTACGCAGCTGAAAAATGCGCCGGAAATGGGGCAGCGTTTAGCCGACGCAATTGCGCAGGGCCAGCGCTTATTGATTGTGGGGGATTACGACGCTGATGGCGCAACGGCCACGACTTTGGGAATGAAAGGGCTGGCGGCCTTTGGCGCTAAGGTCGATTTTATCGTGCCCAATCGTTTTGAATACGGCTATGGGCTAACGCCAGAAATTGTCGAACTGGCGCGTGAAAAATCACCCGATATCATTGTCACGGTCGATAACGGTATCGCCAGCCATGCGGGCGTGGCTGCCGCGAAAGCCTACGGAATCGAAGTACTGATTACCGACCATCATTTGCCTGCCGATACGCTACCCGATGCGCTGATTGTCAATCCCAACCAAGGCGACTGCCCGTTTCCGAGTAAAAATCTAGCTGGGGTTGGCGTGATGTTTTATGTGCTGATGGCCTTGCGTGCCGCCTTGCGTGAACGCGGCGCTTTTGCCAATCAACCTGAGCCTAACTTGGCGCAATGGCTGGATATTGTGGCGCTGGGCACGGTGGCCGATGTGGTAAAGCTCGATGCCAACAATCGCATTCTGGTCGAACAGGGCCTTAAGCGCATGCGGGCAGGCCGTGCTTGCCCCGGCATTATGGCGCTGTTTACGGCAGCGGGGCGTTTTCACGGGCGAGCGAGCTGTTTTGATCTGGGCTTTACACTGGGACCGCGTTTGAATGCGGCCGGGCGCCTCGATGACATGAGTTTTGGGATTAATACGCTGCTGGCTCCGAGCGAAGAGATTGCGCTGCCGCAGGCCAAAGAGCTCGATCAGCTGAATCGCTCGCGACGTGAAATTGAGCAGGGGATGCGCGAAGAGGCCGAGCGCGCGCTGGTGAATGTTGAAGTAGCAGATCGCTACAGTATCAGCCTGTATCAAGCCGATTGGCATCAAGGTGTGGTCGGGATCGTCGCATCACGGGTGAAAGATCGCTATCATCGCCCAACCTTGGTCTTTGCCGACGGAGGCGATGAAGAAATCAAAGGTTCCGGTCGCTCAATCGCCGGGCTGCACCTGCGCGACGCGCTCGACTTGGTTTCTAAACGCCACCCCAGCTTGATCAAAAAGTTTGGTGGTCATGCGATGGCCGCCGGTTTGACGTTGGCCAGGCGCGATTTTGCGCAGTTTGCGCAGGCGTTTGAAGAGGTTTGTCGGCAATTGTTGACGCCAGCTGACTTAACCCATGTGATTGAAACCGACGGCATTTTGTCGAGTGCTGAGTTGCACATTGGTACCGCCGAGTTGCTCGATAAACAAGTATGGGGACAGGGCTTTCCTGCTCCGGTGTTTAGTGGGCAATTTCGGGTAATCGAGCAGCGGATTGTGGGCGAAAAACACAGCAAGTTAAAGCTGAGTACGCCTGAGGGTATTGTTCTGGATGCTATGAGGTTTAATTATGCTGAGCCTATACCCCAAAAAATAAATGCCGTGTACAAAATATCCGTCAATGAATTTCGCGGCGAGCGCAACTTGCAGTTACAGTTGGATTACTGCGAGCCGATTTAA
- a CDS encoding GNAT family N-acetyltransferase, which translates to MTLIIRPIQAKDLPAAHQTIVDAAQAADAVDQQDLAAFLAAWHDTATGLLNDPDANHAITLVCQMGTEIIGVAQLNDDGEIKLFYVAPAWQQRGIGRALLAELALNAQCLNINRLQIYSSNTARLFFLAHGFHAEQTDFSEWLTADLTKWKILYEQQTTH; encoded by the coding sequence ATGACTCTGATTATTCGCCCTATCCAAGCCAAAGATTTGCCTGCCGCTCATCAAACCATCGTTGATGCCGCACAAGCTGCCGACGCAGTGGATCAGCAAGATCTGGCGGCATTTCTGGCTGCGTGGCATGACACCGCCACGGGTCTGCTCAATGATCCCGATGCCAATCATGCCATCACCCTGGTGTGCCAGATGGGCACTGAGATTATTGGCGTAGCACAGCTCAACGATGATGGAGAGATCAAGCTCTTTTATGTCGCGCCTGCATGGCAGCAGCGCGGCATTGGCCGTGCCCTGCTGGCCGAGTTGGCCCTTAATGCGCAATGTTTAAACATCAACCGCCTGCAAATTTATAGCAGCAATACCGCTCGGCTCTTTTTCCTTGCGCATGGTTTTCATGCCGAACAAACCGACTTTAGCGAATGGCTCACCGCCGACTTAACAAAATGGAAAATCCTGTATGAGCAACAAACTACTCACTGA
- a CDS encoding UPF0149 family protein: MSNKLLTDDQLEQLDGFLMSPRTPGETMDIEMLDGFLVALAIGPEEVPEDEWLPAIFAGTPPEFEDRAEADEIFGLIRQHAASIKAAFSVNRRDNPGENPLYVPVILSDEDQDEKWQETSGVYWASGFYAGIEARAEAWDALLEANDELDSAVEKILALAASEGDDADQSPSDEVGAEPVKLLSIKERQERVSELPWHIEDVMYYVLEEKFGKVEQVVREEPKVGRNDPCHCGSGKKYKKCHGA, translated from the coding sequence ATGAGCAACAAACTACTCACTGACGATCAGCTAGAGCAACTTGATGGCTTTCTGATGTCGCCGCGCACGCCCGGCGAAACCATGGATATCGAAATGCTCGATGGTTTTCTGGTTGCATTGGCCATCGGCCCAGAAGAAGTACCAGAAGACGAATGGCTACCCGCGATTTTTGCAGGTACACCGCCTGAATTTGAAGACCGTGCTGAAGCTGATGAAATCTTCGGCCTAATTCGCCAGCATGCCGCCAGCATCAAAGCCGCATTTTCGGTCAATCGCCGCGATAATCCAGGCGAAAACCCGTTGTATGTACCGGTGATTTTGTCCGATGAAGATCAGGATGAGAAATGGCAAGAAACCTCGGGCGTCTACTGGGCCTCAGGCTTTTACGCAGGCATCGAAGCACGCGCAGAGGCGTGGGATGCGCTACTGGAAGCCAATGACGAGCTCGATAGCGCAGTTGAAAAAATCCTCGCGCTAGCCGCCAGCGAAGGCGATGATGCCGATCAAAGCCCTAGTGATGAAGTGGGCGCCGAGCCAGTTAAATTACTCAGCATCAAAGAGCGCCAAGAGCGCGTATCTGAGCTGCCATGGCATATCGAAGACGTAATGTATTACGTGCTCGAAGAAAAATTTGGTAAGGTCGAGCAAGTCGTGCGCGAAGAACCCAAAGTGGGCCGCAATGACCCGTGCCATTGTGGTTCGGGTAAAAAATACAAAAAATGCCACGGCGCATAA
- a CDS encoding FUSC family protein: MPNWIQLLKPSRNPFHASRMILGALAFGLPMGWFVLQGQNQHAAYAGFGIIASLFMDIGGTRRLRLESMFVGNAVILGAASFSLALNHSWPIWIAGVVLLFSLIGSNLAAGFALDLKLRLLACAYLIGYPGTMISGDILPLYLLGAVFTMGLSTAFAPRINNPVALPSPPHWRLDWQKLKSGQKAGLTFGVFLGLACASSFFAAHTFNLYAPNLAAVTTLMVFRPEPDRTESTIWLRITGVLLASTLAWTLVFPAQSSWQLLLLAIIAGALLPVAFANGLMYVAAQITFIMYVILALLGVSGRMAQHFAEMRLVETLLGAFTAAVFAMIYELLTSKQQPSKP, translated from the coding sequence ATGCCCAACTGGATTCAACTGCTTAAACCAAGCCGTAACCCATTTCATGCCTCACGTATGATTTTGGGCGCACTGGCTTTCGGCCTCCCAATGGGCTGGTTTGTGCTGCAAGGCCAAAACCAACATGCTGCCTATGCTGGTTTTGGCATTATCGCCAGTCTGTTTATGGATATTGGCGGTACGCGACGCCTGCGGCTGGAAAGTATGTTTGTGGGCAATGCGGTGATCTTGGGTGCTGCAAGTTTCAGTTTGGCGCTAAACCATAGCTGGCCGATCTGGATTGCGGGTGTGGTGTTACTGTTTAGTCTGATTGGTAGCAATTTGGCCGCCGGTTTTGCGCTGGATTTAAAACTACGTCTGCTCGCTTGCGCTTATTTAATTGGCTACCCAGGCACCATGATCAGCGGCGATATATTGCCGCTGTATTTGCTTGGCGCAGTATTCACCATGGGTTTGAGCACAGCTTTCGCGCCGCGTATCAATAATCCCGTTGCGCTGCCATCACCGCCACATTGGCGACTAGACTGGCAAAAGCTTAAATCCGGCCAAAAAGCTGGGCTAACCTTCGGCGTGTTTCTGGGGCTGGCGTGTGCCAGTAGTTTTTTTGCCGCACATACTTTCAACCTATACGCGCCAAATCTGGCTGCGGTGACGACACTGATGGTATTTCGCCCCGAGCCTGATCGCACTGAATCAACCATTTGGCTCAGAATCACAGGTGTACTGCTGGCTTCGACGCTAGCTTGGACGCTGGTTTTCCCTGCTCAGTCGAGCTGGCAATTATTATTACTGGCTATTATTGCGGGCGCGCTGCTACCCGTTGCTTTCGCCAATGGCCTTATGTATGTTGCAGCCCAAATTACCTTCATTATGTATGTAATACTGGCGCTGCTTGGTGTGAGTGGCCGTATGGCCCAACATTTTGCTGAAATGCGCTTGGTAGAAACCTTGCTTGGCGCCTTTACAGCGGCCGTGTTCGCCATGATTTACGAGCTCTTAACCTCCAAACAACAACCTAGCAAACCATAG
- a CDS encoding gamma-glutamylcyclotransferase family protein has translation MTNADYLFVYGTLKRGFCNHHWLGGARYISAAKTVKDFALYTIEYPFLCHTPALYPVFGEVYQISASELARADELEQHPDDYCREVIEVLLEDGTPLMAWAYFHPRPQGRLLTEGVFTAGA, from the coding sequence GTGACTAATGCTGATTATCTATTTGTCTATGGCACGCTTAAACGAGGTTTTTGCAATCACCATTGGTTAGGTGGTGCAAGGTATATCTCGGCAGCAAAGACAGTAAAAGACTTTGCGCTGTATACCATTGAGTATCCGTTCCTGTGCCATACTCCGGCCTTATATCCGGTATTTGGTGAGGTTTACCAAATTTCAGCTAGCGAGCTAGCGCGGGCGGATGAGCTGGAGCAACATCCGGATGATTATTGTCGTGAAGTAATTGAGGTGCTGTTGGAGGATGGGACGCCCTTAATGGCCTGGGCCTACTTTCACCCGCGCCCACAGGGGCGGTTATTGACGGAAGGGGTGTTCACCGCTGGGGCTTAG
- a CDS encoding serine hydrolase domain-containing protein, translating to MYKVIAIAVAISASVHAAELPSASPESQGFESAKLANLLQVIEREGWAIDSLLLMRNGKVVLDSYFYPYAPNQLHDMRSVTKSVVSTMLGISLEQKKLASLNQPVLPFYPTQAKQERDARKKTLSLENLIDMRSGLQWTEWPYTPDSTIYQMYRSSDQRQFVIGLPLVDKPGVVFSYNGGNMNLLSGVIEQAWGETMRQVARKQLFSKLGIEDCRWASDPQGHTIGEAGLYLKPHDMARLGQFWLDDGVIAGERFLPTAWTQQLLADGLPASLGMQYRRGFWISPEQGIFQAHGRHGQMIMVSPKDRVVMVVTGKFNEQTKEWYELYPLFTRSMQAAPLAENPAAQLQLNTVIASVARAKPEASSIALGEQWQGKLWQLAENPAGINSIEFIPDPGDTGAMKWRVAWSMQLGAQRQSGINEWKIGFDGAYRMQADPLQNGAILALRGRWLDTHTLQLHTQYPSGGMKWEYQMRFTGDSVAVHVADNEAVDMHLTGQLKQ from the coding sequence ATGTATAAAGTAATCGCAATTGCCGTAGCCATCTCGGCCAGCGTGCACGCCGCTGAGTTACCCAGCGCCAGCCCGGAGTCGCAAGGTTTTGAGTCGGCCAAGTTGGCTAATTTATTGCAAGTGATTGAGCGCGAAGGCTGGGCGATTGATAGCCTGCTGTTGATGCGCAATGGCAAGGTTGTACTCGATAGCTATTTTTATCCGTACGCCCCCAATCAATTGCACGATATGCGCTCGGTGACCAAGTCGGTGGTATCGACCATGCTCGGCATTAGTCTTGAACAGAAGAAATTGGCGAGTTTAAACCAGCCGGTCTTGCCGTTTTATCCTACCCAAGCCAAGCAAGAGCGCGATGCGCGCAAAAAGACGCTGTCGCTGGAAAATCTGATCGATATGCGCTCTGGCCTGCAATGGACTGAATGGCCGTATACCCCTGACTCGACGATTTACCAGATGTATCGTAGCTCCGATCAGCGCCAGTTTGTTATTGGCTTGCCGCTGGTAGATAAGCCGGGAGTAGTGTTTAGCTATAACGGCGGCAATATGAATTTGCTCTCGGGTGTGATTGAACAAGCGTGGGGCGAGACCATGAGGCAAGTCGCTCGCAAGCAATTGTTTTCCAAGCTAGGTATTGAAGATTGTCGCTGGGCCAGTGATCCACAAGGGCACACCATCGGCGAGGCTGGTTTGTATCTTAAACCGCACGATATGGCGCGTTTGGGGCAGTTTTGGCTGGATGATGGTGTGATTGCTGGCGAGCGTTTTTTGCCCACAGCTTGGACGCAACAATTACTCGCCGATGGTCTGCCTGCCTCATTGGGAATGCAATACCGCCGCGGTTTTTGGATTAGCCCTGAGCAAGGTATTTTTCAGGCACATGGGCGGCACGGGCAGATGATTATGGTTTCGCCGAAAGATCGGGTGGTGATGGTGGTCACGGGCAAATTTAATGAGCAAACTAAGGAGTGGTATGAGCTCTATCCCTTATTTACTCGCTCTATGCAAGCAGCGCCGCTGGCCGAAAATCCTGCTGCGCAACTTCAACTCAACACCGTCATTGCATCCGTAGCGCGTGCCAAACCCGAGGCCAGTTCGATTGCTCTTGGCGAGCAATGGCAGGGCAAACTGTGGCAATTGGCTGAAAATCCTGCAGGAATCAATTCGATCGAATTTATCCCTGATCCCGGCGATACTGGTGCGATGAAATGGCGTGTGGCTTGGTCCATGCAATTGGGGGCGCAGCGCCAGTCCGGCATTAATGAGTGGAAAATTGGTTTTGATGGCGCATACCGTATGCAAGCTGATCCGCTACAAAATGGCGCGATATTGGCGCTGCGTGGCCGTTGGCTAGATACCCACACCTTGCAGCTCCATACTCAATACCCATCCGGTGGTATGAAATGGGAATATCAAATGCGTTTTACGGGGGATAGCGTTGCCGTACACGTGGCAGACAATGAGGCCGTAGATATGCATTTGACAGGTCAACTAAAGCAATAG